The following proteins are co-located in the Longimicrobiales bacterium genome:
- the lon gene encoding endopeptidase La — protein MAERIKLPVLPMRETVVLPGVAVPISAGRAGTLEAVEKVLEGERRLFAVCQRENVDEPSPSVLYEMGVIVRILQVQRTPAGLQLLIQGVQRAKALRYERVGEAMLEADVWIIEEEQTPEARDAAFIALDRELRERAAELGRRRGMPPEALAQIVQGVEEPGAFADMVAFYLEQPAKEKQELLELLPVAERMRRVLVGVERDLVRLEAQEEIQQKVQEELGERQREIVLREQMKAIQQELGEGDEASDLEELRERVEKLELSDEARHEIQRELSRLERTNPQSAEYQVLRTYLDLVTELPWGSRTEDEIDLVQAEQFLNEDHYGLHDVKDRVLEFLAVRKLQMEMAAEEAAEDVVAEADDVLSRAYATPRGNGEEDEEERIKREGEADPEQLDVDTQKKKAKARAVGRGPILLFVGPPGVGKTSIAKSIGRALGRKYVRIALGGARDEADIRGHRRTYVGAMPGRIIQGLRQAGTKNPVFLLDEVDKLGVSMQGDPASALLEVLDPAQNHAFVDHYLGVPFDLSEVLFVATANWRDRIPAPLLDRMETVDFSGYTEQEKLEIAKRYLLPRQKEESGLREQQLVLEDDAIERVISEYTREAGVRQLERELGKVARKAARRIAVDEVKQVVIAKDDVQPLLGRARVYPERAAQQDSIGTATGMYYTPMGGDIMFVEASASHGRDKLILTGQLGDVMKESARAALTYAKTHHDRLGIPEEAFKDVELHIHVPAGAIPKDGPSAGITMATALASALSGRPVRSDVAMTGEITLNGRVLPIGGVKEKVLGAYRAGIREVIIPEANEPHLDDLPDEVRSQMTFHAVADLGHVLAIALRGASLQEGRIMFAEAAAPGRPPAPAPAVTPAPDEGRDGGVTEIDI, from the coding sequence ATGGCTGAGAGAATCAAGCTGCCTGTGCTGCCGATGCGGGAGACGGTCGTGCTGCCAGGCGTTGCCGTACCGATCAGCGCGGGCCGTGCGGGTACGCTCGAGGCGGTGGAAAAGGTGCTGGAGGGGGAGCGCCGGCTGTTCGCGGTGTGTCAGCGCGAGAACGTCGATGAGCCGTCGCCGTCGGTGCTGTACGAGATGGGGGTGATCGTGCGGATCCTGCAGGTGCAGCGTACGCCGGCGGGGCTCCAGCTACTGATACAGGGCGTACAGCGTGCGAAGGCTTTGCGTTACGAGCGTGTCGGCGAGGCGATGCTCGAGGCCGATGTGTGGATCATCGAAGAGGAGCAGACGCCCGAAGCGCGCGATGCGGCGTTCATCGCCCTCGACCGCGAGCTGCGGGAACGCGCGGCGGAGCTGGGTCGCCGCCGCGGCATGCCGCCGGAGGCGCTCGCGCAGATCGTTCAGGGTGTTGAGGAACCGGGTGCGTTCGCGGACATGGTCGCGTTCTACCTGGAGCAGCCGGCGAAGGAGAAGCAGGAGCTGCTGGAGCTTCTGCCCGTCGCGGAGCGGATGCGGCGCGTGCTGGTCGGCGTAGAGCGCGACCTGGTCCGGCTGGAGGCGCAGGAGGAGATCCAGCAGAAGGTGCAGGAGGAGCTGGGCGAGCGGCAGCGCGAGATCGTGCTGCGTGAGCAGATGAAGGCGATCCAGCAGGAGCTGGGCGAGGGCGACGAGGCGAGCGATCTGGAGGAGCTGCGCGAGCGTGTGGAGAAGCTCGAGCTGAGCGACGAAGCACGTCACGAGATCCAGCGGGAGCTCAGCCGGCTCGAGCGGACGAACCCGCAGTCGGCGGAATACCAGGTCCTGCGGACGTACCTCGATCTCGTCACGGAGCTGCCGTGGGGCAGCCGAACGGAGGATGAGATCGACCTGGTGCAGGCGGAGCAGTTTCTGAACGAGGACCATTACGGCCTCCACGATGTGAAGGACCGCGTGCTCGAGTTCCTGGCGGTGCGCAAGCTCCAGATGGAGATGGCGGCGGAGGAAGCGGCGGAGGACGTGGTCGCGGAAGCGGACGATGTCCTGTCGCGCGCATACGCGACGCCGCGCGGCAACGGCGAGGAAGACGAGGAGGAGCGCATCAAGCGCGAGGGCGAGGCCGACCCTGAGCAGCTCGACGTCGATACGCAGAAGAAGAAGGCGAAGGCGCGCGCAGTGGGGCGTGGTCCGATCCTGCTTTTCGTCGGCCCGCCCGGCGTCGGCAAGACGTCGATCGCGAAGTCGATCGGCCGTGCGCTCGGTCGCAAGTACGTCCGCATCGCGCTGGGCGGCGCCCGTGACGAAGCGGACATCCGCGGTCATCGTCGCACGTATGTCGGAGCGATGCCGGGCCGCATCATCCAGGGTCTGCGGCAGGCGGGCACGAAGAACCCGGTGTTCCTGCTCGACGAGGTGGACAAGCTCGGCGTGTCGATGCAGGGTGACCCCGCATCGGCGCTGCTCGAGGTGCTGGACCCCGCACAGAACCATGCATTCGTCGACCACTATCTCGGCGTACCGTTCGACCTCAGCGAGGTGCTGTTCGTCGCTACGGCCAACTGGCGTGACCGCATACCGGCGCCGCTGCTCGACCGTATGGAGACCGTCGATTTCAGCGGCTACACGGAGCAGGAGAAGCTGGAGATCGCGAAGCGCTACCTGCTGCCGCGGCAGAAAGAGGAGAGCGGGCTGCGTGAGCAGCAGCTCGTGCTGGAGGACGATGCCATCGAGCGCGTGATCAGCGAGTACACGCGCGAGGCGGGTGTGCGTCAGCTCGAGCGCGAGCTCGGCAAGGTCGCGCGCAAGGCCGCGCGCCGCATCGCGGTCGACGAAGTGAAGCAGGTGGTGATCGCGAAGGACGATGTGCAGCCGCTCCTCGGCCGCGCACGCGTATACCCCGAGCGTGCGGCACAGCAGGACAGCATCGGAACGGCGACGGGGATGTACTACACGCCGATGGGCGGCGACATCATGTTCGTCGAGGCGAGCGCATCACACGGCCGCGACAAGCTGATCCTCACCGGTCAGCTGGGTGACGTCATGAAGGAGTCCGCACGCGCCGCGCTCACGTACGCCAAGACGCATCACGACCGTCTCGGCATTCCCGAGGAAGCGTTCAAGGACGTGGAGCTGCACATTCACGTTCCCGCCGGCGCCATTCCGAAGGATGGCCCGTCGGCCGGCATCACGATGGCTACGGCGCTCGCGTCCGCACTGAGCGGCCGGCCCGTGCGCAGCGATGTCGCGATGACCGGCGAGATCACGCTGAACGGACGCGTACTGCCGATCGGCGGCGTCAAGGAGAAGGTGCTTGGTGCCTATCGTGCTGGCATTCGCGAGGTCATCATTCCGGAAGCGAACGAGCCACACCTCGACGACCTGCCCGACGAGGTACGCTCACAGATGACGTTCCATGCCGTGGCCGATCTCGGGCACGTGCTCGCGATCGCACTGCGCGGTGCGTCGCTTCAGGAGGGGCGCATCATGTTCGCGGAAGCCGCCGCGCCCGGGCGGCCGCCGGCACCAGCACCGGCCGTGACACCGGCGCCCGATGAGGGCCGGGATGGTGGTGTGACGGAGATCGATATCTGA
- a CDS encoding aminotransferase class V-fold PLP-dependent enzyme: MIQRRQFLAGSGIALAGLFHDRSALNAAISRLAPVRSGDDAARLREEYMLSPGLLYLNHGSIGTIPRVVHEAHVRRLAECETNPHVHMWGDVWVEALAATRSAVAGFVSCEVDEVALTHNTTEGFNVLAQGLPLGAGDEVLFSSLNHPSASEPWRYYAARRGYAVREFDIPFEDLPDMTVQQFVALHEREIRPETRALVFPHIDNVVGVRHPTRELTDAARRAGVEFVAVDIAQSLGMVPVDAAAEGADFYAASPHKWVQAPKGLGLLIVKRAVRDRLDPLWVKRPRSAMPDTAEVFEDYSTRNLPAVLALADAIKFQRGLESAGGSARRLELARAFMARVDATPLLAWRSPRDADLASSLFAVGLRDADARDVERRLAAGHDIMVRPFGPPLNTLRVSPNLINTEADADRFVAALTT; this comes from the coding sequence ATGATCCAGCGTCGTCAGTTCCTCGCCGGCAGCGGTATTGCCCTCGCCGGTCTGTTCCATGACCGGAGCGCACTGAACGCGGCCATCTCGCGACTGGCGCCCGTACGCTCCGGCGATGACGCAGCGCGATTGCGCGAGGAATACATGCTGAGCCCGGGTCTGCTCTACCTGAACCACGGCTCGATCGGCACGATCCCGCGCGTAGTGCACGAAGCACACGTGCGGCGTCTGGCCGAGTGCGAAACGAACCCGCACGTCCATATGTGGGGCGACGTGTGGGTGGAGGCACTCGCAGCGACGCGGAGCGCGGTCGCGGGCTTCGTGAGCTGCGAGGTGGATGAGGTGGCGCTCACGCACAACACGACGGAGGGCTTCAACGTGCTGGCGCAGGGCCTGCCCCTGGGCGCTGGCGATGAGGTACTCTTCAGCTCCCTGAACCATCCGAGCGCATCGGAGCCCTGGCGCTATTACGCGGCGCGGCGCGGGTATGCGGTTCGTGAGTTCGACATCCCGTTCGAAGATCTGCCGGACATGACCGTTCAGCAGTTCGTCGCACTGCACGAGCGTGAGATCCGGCCGGAGACGCGCGCACTGGTTTTCCCGCACATCGACAACGTCGTGGGTGTCCGGCATCCGACGCGGGAGCTCACGGACGCTGCCCGCCGTGCGGGTGTGGAGTTCGTCGCGGTCGACATCGCGCAGTCGCTGGGCATGGTGCCCGTGGATGCTGCCGCGGAAGGTGCGGATTTCTACGCGGCGAGCCCTCACAAGTGGGTGCAGGCGCCGAAGGGGCTGGGTTTGTTGATCGTGAAGCGGGCCGTGCGCGACCGACTGGATCCGCTGTGGGTGAAGCGCCCGCGTTCCGCGATGCCGGATACGGCCGAGGTGTTCGAGGATTACAGCACGAGGAACCTGCCGGCCGTGCTGGCGCTCGCTGATGCGATCAAATTTCAGCGCGGGCTGGAGTCGGCCGGCGGGAGCGCGCGCCGGCTGGAGCTGGCACGGGCGTTCATGGCGCGCGTCGATGCCACGCCGTTGCTGGCGTGGCGCTCGCCGCGCGACGCCGATCTGGCTTCGTCACTGTTCGCGGTCGGACTGCGTGACGCTGATGCGCGGGACGTGGAGAGGCGGCTGGCAGCCGGGCACGATATCATGGTGCGGCCCTTCGGACCGCCACTGAATACGCTGCGGGTTTCGCCCAACCTGATCAACACGGAAGCCGATGCCGACCGATTCGTTGCTGCACTGACGACGTGA
- a CDS encoding DUF4956 domain-containing protein, whose product MLERLVRRSKEGRGVRMRTRRRLPVIPLLLYYGALIALGLLLIRYVPGAQDAIAAPIGNLGTVDPFDRTPAQVAPPPVPWEGPFGRLWLTMFTALGATALALPVAGIYMHTRRLRFDPSLVQTIIVLPIVVAGVVLVVKNSLALAFALAGIVAGVRFRQKLNEPKDAVYVLLSLGLGLAAAVHALDIALSLSLAFNLVVLALWRFDYGIMNGAGAALNMGDTALLTHPPPIARARALAEDEDLEADGILVVHAPEADEAQRAVELSLSGVAKEWHFTKPESSESGMQRFEAVVRLRGSADPTEMMAELEERWTTQIAAAEYVPFKRRQDDDDDD is encoded by the coding sequence ATGCTCGAGCGTCTCGTGCGAAGGTCCAAGGAGGGTCGCGGCGTGCGCATGCGTACGCGCCGGCGCCTTCCTGTCATCCCGCTCCTTCTGTACTACGGCGCCCTGATTGCCCTTGGGCTGCTGCTCATCCGGTATGTGCCGGGCGCGCAGGATGCCATCGCTGCACCGATCGGGAACCTCGGGACTGTCGATCCGTTCGACAGGACACCGGCGCAGGTGGCGCCGCCGCCCGTTCCCTGGGAGGGCCCGTTCGGCCGGCTGTGGCTGACGATGTTCACTGCGCTCGGCGCAACAGCACTCGCACTGCCGGTAGCGGGGATCTACATGCACACGCGACGGCTGCGGTTCGACCCGTCCCTCGTGCAGACGATCATTGTGCTGCCGATCGTGGTTGCGGGCGTGGTGCTGGTCGTGAAGAACAGCCTCGCGCTGGCGTTCGCGCTCGCCGGCATCGTGGCGGGCGTCCGGTTCCGGCAGAAGCTGAACGAGCCGAAGGACGCGGTCTACGTACTGCTGTCGCTCGGCCTCGGACTCGCCGCGGCCGTCCATGCACTCGACATCGCCCTCTCACTGTCGCTCGCGTTCAACCTGGTCGTGCTTGCACTCTGGCGCTTCGATTACGGGATCATGAACGGCGCCGGTGCGGCGCTCAACATGGGCGACACGGCCCTGCTGACGCATCCTCCGCCGATCGCGCGGGCGCGGGCACTCGCGGAGGATGAGGACCTGGAGGCCGACGGCATCCTGGTCGTCCATGCCCCCGAAGCCGACGAGGCACAGCGAGCGGTCGAGCTGTCGCTCAGCGGTGTGGCCAAGGAATGGCACTTCACGAAGCCGGAATCGTCGGAGAGCGGGATGCAGCGCTTCGAGGCGGTGGTCCGGCTCCGCGGAAGCGCGGACCCCACGGAGATGATGGCGGAGCTGGAGGAACGCTGGACGACGCAGATTGCCGCCGCCGAGTACGTGCCGTTCAAGCGACGGCAGGATGACGACGACGACGACTGA
- a CDS encoding AsmA-like C-terminal region-containing protein, whose amino-acid sequence MRRSILIALAIIASCAVVLAAAVLLLPAERVGAFAAAQASAALGRDVEVERFGVRLFPRPAVALENVRVGRSTRPDSTLASAERVELRPRLLPLLRRRIVIDEIVLQRPFLHIDVTAGETGDLTARSDSAPAGSGTAAAELDIRRVRITDGTAIYRDTANATAVSLTGITQTLKLSGSVTGGALTRVAASGELAIADMDISAPSVIAWPLRDLRLHVAHDVLIDRDADRVAVDELTVTLQELALDVTGTVTAMTDSLERRLDLRAQTGSVDVAKLIASLPQALLESSGGDVLTGADGFARLDVAVNGRAGAGAIPDVAGVLTLEDAALARGRHGTIASGLNGSVAFSLDSLSSGGITGSVLGEPVRVALSVHDLAAPTGRVSIQAALALAEARKLGLMPDSVQGSGRVAVDITANGSLVEPAEAVLSGSVDLTGVQLDVASLRQPVLVQQGRISLDGRMAAAEDLRATIGQSDVALDFAATEWLPYVLGDTLRAPTITFDARSASFDADEIFGVEPDTYTYGELFFARLADRAIDGKTAAQAAEEVGLGMPEVPPMTMDGRIRATRFVRGAVPFNDVDITIAARAREVDVRAASFRMMGGGIHMTGRLGLAGGNATAGSTQPLALDYTINDVAAGQFLERFTTFRDHLTGDLLVAGSMSMVLDEHLLPVRESVSGAGTAAIIDGEIVNWPLLRALGDRIGVAQFDTLAFSDWSGRYRVAGPKVVLEESMLQSGELGVRAAGSFDLNGSLDLGATLYMPPQWTARVPGAPAAFLTSAAAGDDGRVPIGARFTGSARDPSVSLDMSEAGTRIANAAREAAEREAREAAERAAGQVADRIADRLPPRDSMTAAADSAKKKVEAEVVNRLRRIIKPGGN is encoded by the coding sequence ATGCGACGCAGCATACTCATAGCGCTGGCCATCATTGCATCGTGCGCAGTTGTCCTCGCGGCGGCCGTACTCCTCCTGCCGGCGGAGCGCGTCGGCGCGTTTGCTGCCGCGCAGGCTTCCGCGGCGCTGGGTCGCGATGTGGAGGTCGAGCGGTTCGGCGTGCGGCTGTTCCCGCGGCCGGCCGTAGCGCTGGAGAACGTCCGTGTCGGTCGCTCGACCCGGCCCGACTCAACGCTCGCAAGCGCAGAGCGTGTGGAGCTCCGACCGCGGCTCCTGCCGCTGCTGCGGCGCAGGATCGTGATCGACGAGATCGTGCTCCAGCGGCCGTTTCTCCACATCGATGTCACGGCGGGCGAGACCGGCGACCTCACCGCCCGTTCCGACAGCGCTCCGGCGGGGTCGGGGACCGCTGCTGCGGAGCTGGACATCCGCCGGGTCCGCATCACCGATGGAACGGCCATCTATCGCGATACGGCCAATGCCACGGCCGTCAGCCTGACGGGAATCACCCAGACGCTGAAGCTGTCGGGTTCGGTCACCGGCGGAGCGCTGACACGCGTCGCTGCGTCGGGCGAGCTCGCCATTGCCGACATGGACATCAGCGCACCGTCGGTGATCGCGTGGCCGCTGCGTGACCTCCGGCTGCACGTTGCGCACGATGTCCTCATTGATCGGGATGCAGACCGCGTGGCCGTGGACGAGCTGACGGTGACGTTGCAGGAGCTGGCGCTCGACGTCACCGGTACGGTCACGGCGATGACGGACTCGCTCGAACGACGGCTCGATCTGCGTGCACAGACGGGATCGGTCGATGTCGCGAAACTGATCGCGTCGCTGCCGCAGGCTCTGCTCGAAAGCAGCGGCGGCGATGTCCTGACCGGCGCCGACGGCTTCGCCCGGCTCGATGTCGCCGTCAACGGCCGGGCGGGTGCCGGTGCAATCCCCGATGTGGCCGGCGTGCTCACGCTGGAGGACGCGGCGCTCGCGCGCGGCCGGCACGGCACGATCGCGAGCGGCCTGAACGGAAGCGTCGCGTTCTCGCTGGATTCACTGTCGAGCGGCGGCATCACCGGCAGCGTGCTCGGTGAGCCTGTGCGCGTTGCGCTGAGCGTGCACGATCTCGCCGCTCCCACCGGCCGTGTCAGCATACAGGCGGCGCTGGCGCTCGCGGAGGCGCGGAAGCTCGGCCTGATGCCGGACAGTGTGCAGGGCAGCGGCCGCGTGGCTGTGGACATCACCGCGAACGGCTCGCTGGTGGAGCCCGCCGAGGCCGTGCTGAGCGGCAGCGTCGATCTCACGGGCGTGCAGCTGGACGTCGCCTCGCTCCGGCAGCCGGTGCTCGTGCAGCAGGGCCGGATCTCACTGGACGGTCGCATGGCAGCTGCAGAGGACCTGCGCGCCACCATTGGTCAGAGCGACGTCGCGCTCGATTTCGCGGCGACGGAGTGGCTGCCCTATGTGCTCGGCGACACGCTGCGCGCGCCGACGATCACGTTCGATGCCCGATCGGCATCGTTCGACGCCGACGAGATATTCGGTGTGGAACCTGACACTTACACCTACGGCGAGCTGTTCTTCGCCCGCCTGGCCGACCGTGCGATCGACGGGAAGACGGCTGCGCAGGCGGCCGAAGAAGTGGGTCTCGGCATGCCCGAAGTGCCTCCGATGACCATGGACGGCCGTATCCGCGCGACGCGTTTCGTGCGCGGCGCGGTACCGTTCAATGACGTCGACATCACGATCGCGGCGCGCGCACGTGAAGTGGATGTGCGGGCGGCGAGCTTCCGCATGATGGGCGGCGGTATCCACATGACCGGGCGGCTCGGTCTCGCCGGCGGCAACGCGACGGCCGGCTCTACCCAGCCGCTGGCGCTCGACTACACAATCAACGACGTGGCGGCCGGACAGTTCCTGGAGCGGTTCACCACGTTTCGCGATCACCTGACCGGCGACCTGCTCGTGGCCGGTTCCATGAGCATGGTTCTCGATGAACATCTGCTGCCCGTGCGCGAGAGTGTGAGCGGCGCCGGTACCGCGGCCATTATCGACGGTGAGATCGTCAACTGGCCGCTGCTGCGCGCACTCGGCGATCGCATCGGTGTCGCGCAGTTCGACACGCTCGCGTTCAGCGACTGGAGCGGTCGCTATCGCGTCGCGGGGCCGAAGGTCGTGCTGGAAGAGAGCATGCTGCAGTCCGGCGAGCTCGGTGTGCGTGCGGCCGGCTCGTTCGATCTGAACGGTAGTCTGGATCTCGGTGCCACGCTCTACATGCCGCCGCAGTGGACTGCGCGGGTGCCCGGCGCCCCTGCAGCGTTCCTGACGAGCGCAGCTGCCGGCGACGACGGCCGCGTTCCGATCGGCGCGCGCTTCACCGGCAGCGCGCGTGACCCTTCCGTCAGTCTCGACATGTCGGAAGCAGGGACGCGCATTGCCAATGCAGCGCGCGAGGCCGCGGAGAGGGAAGCACGCGAGGCGGCGGAGCGTGCAGCGGGTCAGGTGGCGGACCGGATCGCAGACCGGCTGCCGCCGCGGGACTCAATGACAGCCGCAGCGGACTCCGCAAAGAAGAAGGTCGAAGCCGAAGTCGTGAACCGGCTGAGGCGGATCATCAAGCCGGGTGGGAACTGA
- a CDS encoding phage holin family protein, with protein sequence MMAQLSQSGRELHPERYDLDNDVGLKTLLGRLNQDASQFVHDELELAKLELREVAGALSSDVREAGQTLAKDLAKVGVALSLALMAGLALTAGAVLGIGRLLGDAFWAGGLIVGVVLLIAAAMAGKSAASDARSSEALRLEKTRRTVRRDKEVLADELRETKEFAQRGAREFKEHATGAPSTEHHH encoded by the coding sequence ATGATGGCTCAGCTATCACAGAGTGGCCGCGAACTCCACCCGGAGCGATACGACCTGGACAATGACGTCGGACTGAAGACGCTGCTCGGACGGCTGAATCAGGATGCGTCGCAGTTCGTCCATGACGAGCTCGAGCTGGCCAAGCTCGAGCTGCGTGAAGTCGCGGGTGCGCTCTCGAGCGACGTTCGTGAGGCCGGCCAGACGCTGGCGAAGGATCTGGCGAAGGTCGGTGTGGCGCTGTCGCTCGCGCTCATGGCCGGCCTGGCACTCACAGCCGGAGCCGTGCTCGGCATCGGCCGGCTGCTGGGCGACGCGTTCTGGGCCGGTGGCCTGATCGTCGGCGTCGTCCTGCTCATTGCTGCCGCAATGGCGGGGAAGAGCGCTGCCAGCGACGCACGCAGCAGTGAGGCGCTGCGCCTGGAGAAGACGCGGCGGACCGTGCGCCGCGATAAGGAGGTGCTGGCCGACGAGCTGCGCGAAACGAAGGAATTTGCGCAGCGCGGGGCGCGCGAATTCAAAGAGCATGCGACGGGCGCACCTTCAACCGAGCACCACCACTGA
- a CDS encoding DUF3618 domain-containing protein → MSERSEREIRESIETTRARMGETIEQIGDRVNPERVKAELKARAREQIHEAKDNMKRKARNTMRDVEHGVSDTGRGIWATLRENPVPAGMVGVGLAWLIANRREADDRHYEYETYSTGPAVPYRPGHHTGSQFSELGHRPAGAAGEYSAPRSQAEAGEYGATGGYGVSGVHGGSTGYEGRVDARSAGYTAGAGSEQWRDDDRGSEGIREKASDVMHQAGERLGDARERVGSALHGAQERVGEAVHGGRERVSGWGQEAKQRARRAEHRVEESLRENPVAAGAMALAIGVAAGLMIPETDREREVMGRTRDRVLDKAGDAVRSRAEELHEKARDAAGETARKAVDEVWPGSDSSDGSETVGYSEPRR, encoded by the coding sequence ATGAGTGAACGATCGGAGCGCGAGATCCGGGAGAGCATTGAGACCACGCGCGCGCGGATGGGCGAAACGATCGAGCAGATCGGTGACCGCGTCAATCCGGAGCGGGTGAAGGCGGAGCTGAAGGCACGAGCACGCGAGCAGATCCATGAAGCGAAGGACAATATGAAGCGGAAGGCGAGGAACACCATGCGCGATGTCGAACACGGGGTCAGCGATACCGGCCGCGGTATATGGGCCACTCTCAGGGAGAACCCGGTGCCAGCCGGCATGGTGGGCGTAGGACTGGCGTGGCTGATTGCCAACCGGCGGGAAGCCGATGATCGCCACTACGAATATGAGACATACAGCACCGGTCCGGCGGTTCCGTACCGGCCTGGTCATCATACGGGCTCGCAGTTCAGCGAGCTGGGTCACCGTCCTGCTGGCGCCGCAGGTGAGTACAGCGCGCCGCGCAGCCAGGCGGAGGCGGGTGAGTATGGCGCGACGGGTGGATACGGTGTCAGCGGAGTACACGGCGGCTCTACGGGCTACGAGGGCCGGGTGGATGCGCGTAGCGCGGGCTATACGGCAGGCGCGGGCAGCGAGCAGTGGCGCGACGATGATCGGGGCTCCGAAGGGATCCGCGAGAAGGCGTCCGATGTCATGCACCAGGCGGGAGAGCGTCTGGGTGACGCGCGGGAACGGGTCGGCAGTGCGCTGCACGGTGCGCAGGAGCGTGTCGGCGAAGCCGTGCACGGCGGGCGGGAGCGTGTGAGCGGCTGGGGCCAGGAGGCGAAGCAGCGCGCCCGGCGCGCGGAGCATCGTGTCGAAGAGTCGCTGCGTGAGAACCCGGTGGCGGCGGGGGCGATGGCGCTCGCGATCGGTGTGGCCGCGGGTCTGATGATCCCGGAGACGGACCGGGAGCGCGAGGTAATGGGTCGGACGCGCGACCGCGTGCTCGACAAGGCCGGGGACGCCGTGCGCAGCCGCGCCGAGGAGCTGCACGAGAAGGCGCGTGACGCCGCGGGTGAGACGGCGCGCAAGGCCGTCGATGAGGTGTGGCCGGGTAGCGATAGCTCGGATGGCTCAGAGACCGTGGGCTACTCCGAGCCGCGGAGGTAA
- a CDS encoding alpha/beta hydrolase, translated as MLHHRTYLLDPDRDWVVLVHGAGGSSSIWFRQLRAYREEFNVLLVDLRGHGESARVADGRERHHYTFEAVSRDVLEVLDHLNIERAHFVGISLGCLIIRTIAELAPERVQSMVLGGAIAKLNLRSRVLVLLGNAFKRVIPFMWLYRIYAWILLPRAGHRESRLIFVREAQKLARKEFLRWFRLTMELRPILRLFEQRDTGIPTLYLMGAEDHMFLPSARRLAESHRRAILRVIERCGHVCNIEKPQAFNRISIEFMKDPLAATAG; from the coding sequence ATGCTGCACCACCGTACCTACCTGCTGGATCCCGACCGGGACTGGGTCGTGCTCGTGCACGGCGCGGGCGGCAGCTCATCCATCTGGTTCCGCCAGCTGCGCGCCTATCGCGAGGAGTTCAACGTGCTGCTCGTCGACCTGCGCGGACATGGCGAATCGGCGCGGGTGGCCGATGGCAGGGAGCGGCACCACTACACCTTCGAAGCGGTCAGTCGGGATGTGCTCGAGGTCCTGGATCACCTCAACATCGAGCGCGCCCACTTCGTCGGGATCTCGCTCGGCTGCCTCATCATCCGCACCATCGCCGAGCTGGCCCCGGAACGTGTACAGTCCATGGTGCTCGGCGGCGCCATCGCGAAACTCAACCTGCGATCGCGCGTCCTCGTTCTGCTCGGCAACGCATTCAAGCGCGTGATCCCGTTCATGTGGCTCTACCGGATCTATGCCTGGATCCTGCTCCCGCGGGCCGGTCACAGGGAGAGCCGTCTGATCTTCGTGCGCGAGGCACAGAAACTGGCCCGCAAGGAGTTCCTGCGGTGGTTCCGGCTGACCATGGAGCTGCGGCCGATCCTGCGGCTGTTCGAGCAGCGTGACACCGGCATCCCGACGCTGTACCTGATGGGAGCCGAAGACCACATGTTCCTGCCGTCGGCGCGCCGGCTGGCGGAAAGCCACCGTCGGGCGATCCTTCGGGTCATCGAGCGGTGCGGTCACGTGTGCAACATCGAGAAGCCGCAGGCGTTCAACCGGATCTCGATCGAGTTCATGAAGGATCCGCTCGCCGCGACAGCCGGCTGA